From a region of the Alphaproteobacteria bacterium genome:
- a CDS encoding phosphotransferase has product MKKALINLICTFIPSKNLRVKIRNLFLHKDSMSEEKILQYFADNYHNEEVKKLGFGITSQAYLVGDILFKFQRKKYDYSVNKIEKNNCDFISERVDVEIPNITLHKDIKGLSYKILKGHVVKTLIDKSDVVKDVNVTLSSSADFLSQLHFIDLKEANGKIKRKCRLLSLKLEGVFLSLFFVKKYFSFKETFKIISMVFKSFFLKKDLSIIHNDFSFYNSLLDDDGKVSGIIDWAGAAIEERYWDLASFKVRLRNNKHFDIFINEYDKKIGKETDIKKINILALLKSLDLLYTVYSMKNDGRIRMQINFIKDLIKAY; this is encoded by the coding sequence TTGAAAAAAGCTTTGATAAATTTAATTTGTACTTTTATTCCTAGTAAGAACTTAAGGGTTAAGATTAGGAATTTGTTTTTGCATAAAGATTCTATGTCTGAAGAAAAAATATTACAGTACTTTGCAGATAACTATCATAATGAGGAAGTTAAAAAATTAGGTTTTGGAATAACTTCACAAGCTTATTTAGTTGGAGATATATTGTTTAAATTTCAAAGAAAGAAATATGATTATTCAGTTAATAAAATAGAAAAAAATAATTGTGATTTTATTTCAGAGAGAGTTGATGTGGAGATTCCTAATATTACTTTACATAAAGATATAAAAGGGCTTTCTTATAAAATATTAAAGGGACATGTTGTTAAAACACTTATAGATAAATCAGATGTTGTTAAAGATGTTAATGTTACTTTATCCTCTTCTGCTGATTTTTTATCGCAATTGCATTTTATTGATTTAAAAGAAGCTAATGGAAAAATAAAAAGGAAATGTAGATTGTTATCTTTGAAGCTTGAAGGCGTTTTTTTAAGTTTGTTCTTTGTTAAAAAATATTTTTCTTTTAAGGAAACTTTTAAAATAATTTCAATGGTGTTTAAATCTTTCTTTTTGAAAAAGGATTTATCTATCATTCATAATGATTTTTCATTTTATAATTCTTTATTGGATGATGATGGTAAAGTTTCTGGTATTATTGATTGGGCAGGAGCTGCTATTGAAGAAAGATATTGGGATTTAGCATCATTCAAAGTTAGGCTTAGAAATAATAAGCATTTTGATATTTTTATAAATGAATATGATAAAAAAATTGGAAAAGAAACTGATATTAAAAAGATTAATATCTTAGCATTGTTGAAATCTTTGGATTTACTTTACACAGTATATTCTATGAAGAATGACGGTCGTATTAGAATGCAAATTAATTTTATAAAGGATTTAATAAAAGCTTATTAG
- a CDS encoding DUF378 domain-containing protein produces the protein MKTFDTVALLLTIIGGINWGLVGLINFDLVAWIFGAGSVLARIVYILVGISAIVSLKEL, from the coding sequence ATGAAAACATTTGATACAGTTGCATTATTATTAACAATAATTGGTGGTATAAATTGGGGGCTTGTTGGTCTTATCAATTTTGATTTAGTTGCGTGGATTTTTGGAGCGGGTTCTGTTTTAGCTAGAATTGTTTATATCTTAGTTGGTATTTCAGCTATAGTTAGTTTGAAAGAATTATAA
- a CDS encoding dihydrofolate reductase family protein, whose product MVKIKLNMASSADGFVADENGKVDFLNRYPMEETASKKFSDFMDSIDVIVMGSKSYLQLPELSPDEWLYKGKKIFVFSDGRFPVPDIAKGEEINFCKGEVDWFIDQIKSSSQKAVWLFGGANIVKQFHDEGFIDEYIITFVPDELGKGIELFKSSVDLSKLKKVSEESVGVFVEKIFVK is encoded by the coding sequence ATGGTTAAAATTAAATTGAATATGGCTAGTTCTGCAGATGGATTTGTTGCAGACGAAAATGGTAAAGTTGATTTTTTAAATAGATATCCTATGGAAGAAACTGCCAGCAAGAAATTTAGTGATTTTATGGATAGTATAGATGTTATAGTTATGGGATCTAAATCTTATTTACAATTGCCTGAATTAAGTCCTGATGAATGGCTTTATAAAGGAAAGAAAATTTTTGTTTTTTCTGATGGAAGGTTCCCAGTTCCAGATATTGCTAAAGGAGAAGAAATTAATTTTTGTAAAGGTGAAGTGGATTGGTTTATAGACCAAATAAAGAGTTCTTCTCAAAAAGCCGTTTGGTTATTTGGTGGAGCAAATATAGTTAAGCAATTTCATGATGAAGGTTTTATTGATGAATATATTATTACATTTGTTCCTGATGAGTTAGGAAAAGGAATAGAGTTGTTTAAATCTAGTGTTGATTTATCTAAATTGAAAAAGGTTTCTGAAGAAAGTGTTGGTGTTTTTGTAGAAAAGATTTTTGTGAAATAA
- a CDS encoding slipin family protein, whose amino-acid sequence MDLMFLLVVIGFLILSGLTVVMQYEKGVVFTLGSYSSTREAGLTWVFPIIQELRKVDMRIKTVDVPKQEVMTKDNIPVYINAVVYFKVKNPEDAVIKISNYVYAVSQLTLSALKDVIGTNDLDAVLSERVRIGNEIKKIVDAETDKWGIDVDSINVQEVELPEDMKRAMAKQAEAERNRRAMIIAADAEAQASAKLLEAAKLLEKSPLSMQMRTLQTIKDISNSSSQKIVLFPTELSGIADALKPKKK is encoded by the coding sequence ATGGATTTAATGTTTTTATTAGTAGTGATAGGATTTTTAATCCTTTCAGGTTTAACTGTTGTTATGCAATATGAAAAGGGTGTTGTTTTTACACTTGGTTCTTATAGTAGTACTAGAGAGGCTGGGTTGACTTGGGTGTTTCCTATTATACAGGAACTTAGAAAGGTTGATATGAGAATTAAGACAGTGGATGTTCCTAAGCAAGAGGTTATGACTAAGGATAATATTCCGGTTTATATTAATGCGGTTGTTTATTTTAAAGTGAAAAATCCAGAGGATGCTGTGATTAAGATTTCCAATTATGTTTATGCTGTTTCTCAATTAACGCTTTCAGCGCTGAAAGATGTTATTGGTACTAATGATTTAGATGCAGTGCTTTCTGAAAGAGTTAGAATTGGTAATGAAATTAAGAAGATTGTTGATGCTGAAACTGATAAATGGGGTATTGATGTAGATTCTATTAATGTGCAAGAAGTTGAGTTGCCAGAAGATATGAAGAGAGCTATGGCAAAGCAAGCTGAGGCAGAAAGAAATAGAAGAGCTATGATTATTGCTGCTGATGCGGAAGCTCAGGCTTCGGCAAAATTATTAGAGGCTGCGAAATTATTAGAGAAGAGTCCTTTGAGTATGCAAATGAGAACGTTGCAAACTATTAAAGATATTTCTAATTCTTCATCTCAAAAGATTGTTTTATTTCCGACTGAGTTGAGTGGAATTGCGGATGCGTTAAAGCCTAAGAAAAAATAA
- the parC gene encoding DNA topoisomerase IV subunit A, which translates to MINEIKTIQLAEALSEKYLEYAMSTIVSRSLPDVRDGLKPVHRRLLFAMRALRLAPQSGFKKSARVVGDVIGKYHPHGDTAVYDSMVRLAQDFSVRFPLVDGQGNFGNVDGDSPAAMRYTEARLTEIAIKLMEGLDEDAVDFVPTYDGEHNEPSVMPGCFPNLLANGAMGIAVGMATNIPPHNVDEVCAALLYLIKHKEATTKQLTKYIKGPDFPTGGIVCENHDTISRIYEEGKGAIKLRCKWEKEELGRGAYQIAITEIPYQVQKSRLIEKTAELINNGKLNTVADIRDESDENVRIIIEPKSRIIEAEKLMAQLLQNTDFEIKFNYNMNALDSKGVPRVMPLREFLQEFIDHQQVVLVRRSKYKLDKIEHRLEILNGLLIAYLNLDEIINIIRNNDEPKPLLMDRFSLSDVQAEAILNMKLRQLRKLEENEILENKKMLEAERDHLKEILDSEELQLQTVATDIEETKVKFGKKTKVGKRKTKIDNEAETLSYNEADFVVREPLSIIISEKGWIKALKGHVDLTQDFAFKDGDKLGFAIHSNSAHKLLIFADNGRFYTIDPAKLPRGRGFGEPINLMIELKTAKIVQIFDYNDKTDEEKEILLASKSGNGFKTPIAETIASTKNGKTVMGLKTGDTPVVAKIIEKDDDLIAITGNNRMLLIFDINELPTLGKGKGVILQKYKEKKTHLSDVISFKSLEGFSWASGSKTYSVKPADVEMWKNNRAKVGKMVPYGFPKNNKF; encoded by the coding sequence ATGATAAATGAAATAAAAACAATCCAACTGGCTGAAGCCCTATCGGAAAAATACTTAGAGTACGCTATGTCTACAATCGTATCTCGTTCCCTACCGGACGTGAGAGACGGTCTTAAACCAGTACATAGACGACTACTATTCGCAATGCGTGCATTAAGACTTGCACCTCAATCCGGCTTTAAAAAATCTGCCAGAGTCGTCGGCGACGTAATCGGTAAATATCACCCACACGGTGACACAGCAGTATATGACTCTATGGTTCGTTTAGCACAAGACTTCTCAGTACGTTTTCCACTAGTAGATGGTCAAGGAAACTTCGGTAACGTAGACGGTGATAGCCCAGCGGCAATGAGATATACAGAAGCCCGTCTAACAGAAATTGCAATCAAACTTATGGAAGGTCTAGACGAAGACGCAGTTGATTTCGTACCAACTTACGATGGCGAACACAACGAGCCTTCAGTTATGCCAGGTTGCTTCCCTAACCTTCTAGCAAACGGAGCAATGGGAATCGCCGTAGGTATGGCAACAAATATCCCTCCTCACAACGTAGACGAAGTTTGTGCAGCTTTACTTTACCTAATCAAACATAAAGAAGCTACAACAAAACAATTAACAAAATACATCAAAGGACCTGACTTCCCAACTGGCGGAATAGTTTGCGAAAACCACGACACTATTTCAAGAATTTACGAAGAAGGTAAAGGCGCTATTAAATTAAGATGTAAATGGGAAAAAGAAGAACTAGGTAGAGGCGCTTATCAAATAGCTATCACTGAAATCCCATACCAAGTTCAAAAATCTCGTTTAATAGAAAAAACAGCTGAGCTTATCAACAACGGAAAACTAAACACAGTTGCTGACATCAGAGACGAATCTGACGAAAACGTTCGTATCATAATCGAACCAAAGAGCAGAATCATCGAAGCTGAAAAACTTATGGCTCAACTATTACAAAACACTGACTTTGAAATCAAATTCAACTACAACATGAACGCACTAGATTCAAAAGGTGTTCCAAGAGTTATGCCTCTAAGAGAATTCCTACAAGAATTTATCGATCATCAACAAGTAGTTCTAGTTCGTCGTAGTAAATATAAGCTAGATAAAATTGAGCACAGATTAGAAATCTTAAACGGTTTATTAATCGCGTACTTAAACCTAGACGAAATCATCAACATCATCAGAAACAATGATGAACCAAAACCATTATTAATGGATAGATTTAGTCTAAGCGACGTTCAAGCAGAAGCTATCTTAAACATGAAATTAAGACAGTTAAGAAAACTTGAAGAAAACGAAATTCTAGAAAATAAAAAAATGTTAGAAGCTGAAAGAGATCACCTTAAAGAAATCTTAGATTCAGAAGAATTACAACTTCAAACAGTTGCAACTGACATAGAAGAAACTAAAGTTAAATTCGGTAAGAAAACTAAAGTTGGTAAAAGAAAAACTAAAATTGATAACGAAGCTGAAACTCTATCTTACAACGAAGCTGACTTCGTAGTTAGAGAACCTCTTTCAATAATCATTTCTGAAAAAGGTTGGATCAAAGCCCTTAAAGGACATGTAGACCTAACTCAAGATTTCGCATTCAAAGACGGTGACAAACTTGGCTTTGCAATACACTCCAATTCAGCACATAAACTATTAATATTTGCTGACAATGGAAGGTTCTATACAATCGACCCTGCAAAACTTCCAAGAGGAAGAGGTTTCGGCGAACCTATCAACCTAATGATAGAATTAAAGACTGCAAAAATAGTTCAAATCTTCGATTACAACGACAAGACAGATGAAGAAAAAGAAATCCTTCTAGCTTCAAAAAGTGGAAACGGTTTCAAAACCCCAATAGCAGAAACTATTGCCTCAACTAAAAACGGTAAAACTGTTATGGGATTAAAAACTGGAGATACTCCTGTAGTTGCTAAAATCATAGAAAAAGATGATGACCTTATCGCCATAACAGGTAATAATAGAATGTTGTTAATATTCGATATTAATGAATTACCAACACTTGGAAAAGGTAAAGGTGTAATCCTTCAAAAGTATAAAGAAAAGAAAACTCATCTTAGCGATGTAATCTCATTCAAATCACTTGAAGGTTTCTCATGGGCAAGCGGCAGCAAAACATATTCCGTAAAACCAGCAGACGTTGAAATGTGGAAAAATAATAGAGCTAAGGTAGGAAAAATGGTTCCCTACGGCTTCCCTAAAAACAACAAATTCTAA
- a CDS encoding KAP family NTPase encodes MDNFKLIKDIESNSYDYKDTLKVSPIVVKIAEIIKNSENGDVFGINADFGVGKTVFCHRLKKYLESDFDNIIYLDIWKDDLSDNPLMPIIYSITNELSTKNDIVNKKLKSIGCALAKTALKAGIGYIEQQANLKIKDTFDKEFNIDGGIDSIIKSLENDDEFKKSEYFRNKKLKDEFKKTLSDFLKDKSILLIVDELDRCRPDFAVHTLEIIKHFFDVNNLKFVISSNKNQLQSAVKCIYGVEDFDGYYRRFVDINFNLPKVDFQNYSNYLFNDIGLKYDKKRVLTFSFKDQFNLKNIDDVLSDTFSYYSNLFNFSARMQKQIFNKLQSFVNSDSEFVFIPEIHLVLLLIYEYNLQMFLDLKEDPSLINRLLDSKISERYGYWRNGLSTIERKNIIYLFQFRELRKNLSEWYLISNLIKPVDSKSALTNINLYQNIFSDKNINYSDDKFFEILRNSFDSIEFIEKVLEN; translated from the coding sequence ATGGATAATTTTAAATTAATAAAAGATATTGAAAGTAATTCTTATGATTATAAAGATACTTTAAAAGTTTCACCTATAGTTGTTAAAATTGCTGAAATAATTAAAAACTCTGAGAATGGAGATGTATTTGGTATAAATGCAGATTTTGGTGTTGGTAAAACAGTGTTTTGTCATAGGTTAAAGAAGTATTTAGAAAGTGATTTTGATAATATTATATATTTAGATATCTGGAAAGATGATCTTTCTGATAATCCTTTAATGCCAATAATATATTCTATTACTAATGAACTTAGCACTAAAAATGATATAGTAAATAAAAAGTTAAAATCTATAGGGTGTGCTTTAGCTAAAACTGCTTTAAAAGCTGGTATTGGATATATAGAACAACAAGCTAATTTAAAAATAAAAGATACTTTTGATAAGGAATTTAATATAGATGGAGGAATTGATTCAATTATAAAAAGTTTGGAAAATGATGATGAATTTAAAAAATCTGAATACTTTAGAAATAAAAAGTTAAAAGATGAATTTAAAAAGACTTTGAGTGATTTTTTGAAAGACAAAAGTATTTTACTTATTGTTGATGAGTTAGACAGATGTAGACCTGATTTTGCAGTTCATACTTTAGAAATTATAAAGCATTTTTTTGATGTTAATAATTTAAAATTTGTCATATCTTCAAATAAAAATCAGTTACAAAGTGCTGTTAAATGTATTTATGGAGTAGAAGATTTTGATGGATATTATAGAAGGTTTGTTGATATAAATTTCAATTTACCAAAAGTGGATTTTCAAAATTATTCAAATTATCTTTTTAATGATATCGGTTTAAAGTATGATAAGAAAAGAGTTTTAACTTTTTCTTTTAAGGATCAATTTAATTTAAAAAATATTGATGATGTTTTATCGGATACATTTTCTTATTATTCAAATTTATTTAATTTTTCTGCTAGAATGCAAAAACAAATTTTTAATAAATTACAAAGTTTTGTTAATTCAGATAGTGAATTTGTTTTTATTCCTGAAATACATTTGGTATTATTATTAATATATGAATATAATTTGCAAATGTTTTTGGATTTAAAAGAAGATCCATCTCTTATTAATAGGCTTTTAGATAGTAAGATATCTGAAAGGTATGGTTATTGGAGAAATGGACTTTCAACTATAGAGAGAAAAAATATTATTTATCTGTTTCAGTTTAGAGAATTAAGGAAAAATTTATCGGAATGGTATTTAATTAGTAACTTGATTAAACCTGTCGATTCTAAATCTGCTTTAACAAATATAAATTTATATCAGAATATTTTTTCAGATAAAAATATAAATTATTCAGATGATAAATTTTTTGAAATTTTAAGAAATAGTTTTGACTCTATAGAGTTTATAGAAAAAGTATTGGAAAATTAA
- a CDS encoding polysaccharide pyruvyl transferase family protein, producing the protein MKKCFHSRHKNNFGDVLNKHMFDALFDDWKRVKPWKANYFMIGSIIDKVLQDGTKFHFKNLFKKKDDLTLLGTGFIQPSPFKKDLIHKNIIPVAVRGETTKARLESMGVDCSETVLGDWGLIADKFVDFEKKEKKYDVGIIPHYVDKEHPTLKRFDGDNRVKILDISRNPKDFIEGVCECETVLSSAMHGLIIADALKIPNLALRLSDLVVGGEYKFNDYYSVFGKKVKFLYPKDLDEIDDLKKYISENYELSNDEIDRVKKNIYDCFLKVKKVNKK; encoded by the coding sequence ATGAAAAAGTGTTTTCATTCTAGGCATAAAAATAATTTTGGTGATGTGTTAAACAAGCACATGTTTGATGCTCTTTTTGATGATTGGAAAAGGGTGAAACCATGGAAGGCTAATTACTTTATGATAGGTAGTATTATTGATAAAGTTTTGCAGGATGGGACTAAATTTCATTTTAAAAATTTGTTTAAGAAAAAAGATGATTTGACGTTGCTTGGAACTGGGTTTATTCAGCCATCTCCTTTTAAAAAAGATTTGATTCATAAAAATATTATACCTGTGGCTGTTAGAGGTGAAACTACTAAGGCTAGACTTGAAAGTATGGGCGTTGATTGTAGTGAAACTGTTCTTGGTGACTGGGGTTTGATAGCTGATAAGTTTGTGGATTTTGAAAAGAAAGAAAAGAAATATGATGTTGGAATTATTCCTCATTATGTGGATAAGGAGCATCCTACTTTAAAACGATTCGACGGGGATAATAGGGTGAAAATCCTTGATATTAGCCGAAATCCTAAAGATTTTATAGAGGGCGTTTGTGAGTGTGAAACGGTGTTGTCTAGTGCTATGCATGGTTTGATTATTGCAGATGCATTGAAGATTCCTAATCTCGCCTTGAGACTTTCTGATTTGGTTGTTGGTGGTGAGTATAAATTTAATGATTATTATTCTGTTTTTGGAAAAAAGGTTAAGTTTTTATATCCAAAAGATTTAGATGAAATTGATGATTTGAAAAAATATATTAGTGAGAATTATGAGCTTTCTAATGATGAAATTGATAGGGTTAAAAAGAATATTTATGATTGCTTTTTGAAGGTTAAAAAAGTTAATAAAAAATAG